The Bacillus kexueae genome has a segment encoding these proteins:
- a CDS encoding YunG family protein: protein MSAKDIEKLSSILLKSWSEKSSTKWTIDNPYRGQCGVTSLVVQDLLGGRILKTKLSEGWHFYNEINGTRYDFTSCQFTSKINYLDLSATREEAFEDTNEEQYLYLKGTVTKLWDLK, encoded by the coding sequence ATGAGTGCAAAGGATATAGAAAAGTTAAGCTCAATTTTACTAAAGTCTTGGTCCGAAAAATCAAGTACAAAATGGACAATTGATAACCCATATCGAGGGCAGTGTGGAGTAACTTCGCTAGTAGTACAGGATCTATTAGGAGGGAGAATCTTAAAAACCAAATTATCAGAAGGATGGCATTTCTATAACGAAATAAACGGAACCCGTTATGATTTTACATCATGTCAATTTACTTCAAAAATCAATTATCTAGATTTATCGGCAACAAGGGAGGAAGCCTTTGAAGATACAAATGAGGAGCAATATTTATACTTGAAAGGAACTGTAACGAAATTGTGGGATTTGAAGTAG
- a CDS encoding energy-coupling factor transporter transmembrane component T family protein encodes MANEMLAYIDRRSPIHQLTGATKLICFLLWSSIAMLTYDTRILLLLFVASIVIFYVSKIKLKDIAFVLLFILIFLVINNLAIYLFSPQEGVKIYGTSHVLLDMYGRYNFTAEQLFYQLNITLKYLTVIPAALLFIVTTHPSEFASSLNRLGVSYRIAYAVSLALRYIPDVQRDFRNIAKAQQARGLDMSKNEKLLKRIKNASAILAPLILSSLEKIDTISSAMELRGFGKKKKRTWYNARSFEKKDYLAISILVVFFIISLWVTFQDGSRFYNPFSS; translated from the coding sequence ATGGCTAATGAGATGTTAGCGTATATTGATCGCCGCTCACCCATTCATCAATTAACAGGAGCGACGAAATTAATTTGTTTTTTATTGTGGTCTTCCATAGCAATGCTTACGTATGATACTCGCATCTTATTGCTATTATTTGTTGCAAGCATTGTTATTTTTTACGTATCTAAAATCAAATTAAAAGATATTGCTTTCGTATTATTGTTCATTTTAATTTTTTTAGTGATTAACAATCTTGCTATCTATTTATTTTCACCTCAAGAAGGGGTAAAAATATATGGGACGAGCCATGTGTTACTTGATATGTATGGACGGTATAACTTTACGGCAGAGCAATTGTTTTACCAATTAAATATTACTTTAAAATATTTAACGGTCATTCCAGCTGCGTTGTTGTTTATCGTAACGACTCACCCGAGCGAGTTCGCATCGTCATTGAATCGTTTAGGTGTAAGTTATCGAATTGCTTACGCTGTCTCGTTAGCATTACGATATATACCAGATGTGCAACGAGATTTCCGTAATATTGCGAAGGCACAACAAGCACGTGGGTTAGATATGTCAAAAAACGAGAAGCTGTTGAAACGAATTAAAAATGCTTCTGCGATTTTAGCACCGCTCATTCTATCAAGTCTCGAAAAAATTGATACAATTAGTAGTGCGATGGAGTTGCGAGGTTTTGGGAAAAAGAAAAAACGAACGTGGTACAATGCACGTTCGTTCGAAAAGAAAGATTACTTAGCCATCTCTATACTCGTTGTTTTCTTTATTATTAGTTTATGGGTAACGTTTCAAGATGGAAGTCGCTTTTATAATCCGTTTTCTTCTTAA
- a CDS encoding ECF-type riboflavin transporter substrate-binding protein, protein MMKQLLSVRTIVAIGIGAAVFVILGRFSSIPTGIPNTNIEVTYAFLALMAVIFGPLAGGFIGLIGHALKDLIFYGSIWWSWVIVSMLVGFLFGLVSKKIDIESGEFTKKKIASFNVVQVVAQAFGWFVVAPTLDIWIYAEPANKVFIQGMSVGLSNIVVVGILGTILLSLYARTRTKKGSLDME, encoded by the coding sequence ATGATGAAACAATTATTATCGGTTCGTACGATTGTTGCGATCGGAATTGGGGCCGCAGTCTTTGTAATTTTAGGTAGATTCTCATCGATTCCGACTGGTATACCTAATACAAATATTGAAGTCACGTATGCATTTTTAGCACTTATGGCCGTAATCTTTGGGCCGCTTGCTGGTGGCTTCATTGGATTGATTGGCCATGCGTTGAAAGATCTTATTTTTTATGGTTCAATATGGTGGAGCTGGGTTATTGTTAGTATGTTAGTTGGATTTTTATTCGGTCTCGTTTCGAAAAAGATCGACATCGAGTCTGGAGAGTTTACAAAGAAAAAAATTGCTAGTTTTAATGTTGTACAAGTAGTTGCTCAAGCTTTCGGTTGGTTCGTTGTAGCACCGACACTAGACATCTGGATTTATGCTGAGCCAGCTAATAAAGTGTTCATCCAAGGGATGAGCGTTGGATTATCCAATATTGTCGTTGTCGGTATTTTAGGAACAATTCTTCTATCTTTATATGCTCGTACTCGTACGAAAAAAGGCAGCTTAGATATGGAGTAA
- the metE gene encoding 5-methyltetrahydropteroyltriglutamate--homocysteine S-methyltransferase has product MNVLSSNVGYPRIGENREWKAFLESYWRGELDQETFLSKMDELHLQHVKKQKDAGIDLVPIGDFTFYDHVLDTAFMFGLVPKRFHSSHEQQTLDTYFQMARGSKDAVACEMTKWFNTNYHYIVPELNDVIPTLVENRPLRLYKQVQNHLQIDGKPVLLGPISFVKLSKGYEYRDFNSIVKQFVPLYAQILSELEAAGVQWVQLDEPVLVTDITEDEIALFHDVYEEFHQSAPNLNLLLQTYFERVEHYQSVVSLPVQAIGLDFVNDQGENLKAIQKYGFPPEKILAAGVIDGRNIWRMDLEQTVNLLDELTSHISNENLIVQPSCSLLHVPVTVKSETFMNDSLKEALSFADEKLQELVLLTKGIQFGKEVIKKEISKNKKILKLFNESSARQNTNVSQEMAYIESISVERKAPFRERQNVQQQTFQLPLFPTTTIGSFPQTSDVRLQRAKWRKGEISQEDYSQFIKNKINDWIKIQEEIGLDVFVHGEFERTDMVEFFGEKLGGFEVTKAGWVQSYGSRCVKPPIIYGDVYFQTPMTVKETTYAQSLTNKPVKGMLTGPITILNWSFVRHDLPRHSVANQIALALQKEVKTLEQNGIRMIQVDEPALREGLPLKKEDWESYLNAAVYAFKIATTSVENDTQIHTHMCYSNFEDIIEAIQNLDADVISIESSRSHGELITSFEQCTYENEIGLGVYDIHSPRVPKINEMTQSIERAVHVLPKELIWVNPDCGLKTRGIDETIEALKVMVKAAKKMRSRFVVHNEQ; this is encoded by the coding sequence ATGAATGTTCTTAGTTCAAATGTAGGTTATCCAAGAATTGGAGAAAATCGCGAATGGAAAGCGTTTCTTGAAAGTTATTGGCGAGGGGAGCTTGATCAAGAAACGTTTTTATCTAAAATGGACGAACTTCATCTACAACATGTGAAAAAACAAAAAGACGCAGGCATCGATCTAGTACCTATTGGTGATTTTACCTTTTATGACCACGTCCTAGATACCGCTTTTATGTTCGGCCTAGTGCCAAAGCGGTTTCATTCATCTCATGAACAACAGACGCTCGATACGTATTTTCAAATGGCACGTGGTTCAAAAGACGCAGTAGCATGTGAAATGACGAAGTGGTTTAACACAAATTATCACTATATTGTACCTGAATTGAATGATGTAATCCCGACTTTAGTAGAAAACCGCCCTCTTCGGTTATATAAGCAGGTGCAAAATCACTTACAAATAGATGGGAAACCCGTCTTATTAGGACCGATTTCATTTGTTAAATTATCAAAAGGATATGAATATAGAGATTTCAATTCAATTGTTAAGCAATTTGTTCCGTTATATGCTCAAATTTTATCCGAATTAGAAGCAGCCGGCGTTCAATGGGTTCAATTGGATGAACCGGTTTTAGTGACCGATATAACGGAAGATGAAATAGCTCTATTTCATGATGTATACGAGGAATTTCATCAAAGTGCACCGAATTTAAACCTTCTACTCCAAACGTATTTTGAACGAGTAGAGCACTATCAATCCGTCGTATCCCTACCTGTTCAAGCGATTGGGTTAGATTTTGTTAACGACCAAGGGGAAAATTTAAAAGCTATTCAAAAATACGGTTTTCCTCCAGAAAAGATTCTAGCAGCTGGTGTTATTGATGGTCGAAATATTTGGCGAATGGACTTAGAGCAAACCGTGAACTTACTTGATGAATTAACCTCTCATATATCAAACGAAAACCTGATCGTTCAACCATCATGTAGCTTACTTCATGTCCCTGTTACAGTAAAGAGTGAGACTTTTATGAACGATTCATTAAAAGAAGCTTTATCTTTTGCAGATGAAAAATTACAGGAACTTGTTCTGCTAACGAAAGGGATACAATTTGGAAAAGAGGTCATTAAAAAAGAAATCTCTAAAAATAAGAAAATCCTAAAATTGTTTAATGAATCTTCTGCTCGTCAAAATACGAACGTGAGTCAAGAAATGGCCTACATCGAATCCATTTCAGTTGAACGGAAAGCACCTTTTCGTGAGCGGCAAAATGTTCAACAACAAACTTTCCAACTGCCTCTTTTTCCAACTACGACAATCGGTAGCTTCCCGCAAACAAGCGATGTCAGATTGCAACGGGCAAAGTGGCGAAAAGGTGAAATCTCACAAGAAGATTATAGTCAATTTATTAAAAACAAAATTAACGACTGGATCAAAATTCAAGAAGAAATTGGTTTAGATGTTTTCGTACATGGGGAATTTGAGCGCACAGATATGGTTGAGTTCTTCGGAGAAAAACTTGGTGGCTTTGAAGTGACAAAAGCAGGTTGGGTACAATCTTACGGATCTCGTTGTGTAAAACCGCCTATCATTTATGGTGACGTTTATTTCCAAACACCGATGACGGTGAAAGAAACCACCTATGCTCAATCCTTAACCAATAAACCAGTCAAAGGAATGCTCACTGGACCTATTACGATTTTAAATTGGTCTTTCGTACGCCATGATCTCCCACGACATTCTGTAGCAAATCAAATTGCACTAGCCCTTCAAAAGGAAGTGAAAACGTTAGAACAAAATGGAATACGTATGATACAAGTAGACGAACCTGCCTTACGTGAAGGATTACCTTTAAAAAAAGAAGATTGGGAATCGTATCTAAACGCAGCCGTCTATGCATTCAAAATAGCCACTACTTCAGTTGAAAATGACACGCAAATTCATACCCATATGTGCTATTCAAATTTCGAGGATATCATCGAAGCTATTCAAAACCTCGATGCCGATGTCATATCGATTGAATCGTCTCGAAGTCATGGAGAACTCATCACCTCGTTTGAGCAATGTACGTATGAAAATGAAATTGGCTTAGGTGTTTACGATATTCATAGTCCACGAGTCCCTAAAATCAATGAGATGACTCAAAGTATTGAACGGGCGGTTCATGTCCTTCCAAAAGAGCTCATTTGGGTTAATCCAGATTGCGGATTAAAAACTAGAGGGATTGACGAAACGATTGAAGCACTAAAAGTAATGGTAAAAGCAGCTAAAAAGATGCGCAGTCGATTCGTCGTCCATAATGAGCAATAA
- a CDS encoding sulfatase-like hydrolase/transferase — protein sequence MKEHENKDKEKDKMKKRPNILILMVDQERYPSVYESEDVKKWRRENLKAQEWLKKNGFELKNHYAGSTACSPSRATLYTGQYPSLHGVTQTSGAAKGPFDPDMFWLDPNTVPTMGDYFREAGYETYWKGKWHASDEDILIPGTKDAYTSYTATGVPDKEKVDVYLNANRLDSYGFSGWVGPEPHGSAPRNSGSSASIGLSGRDEIYAAETIELIQTLEKKDKTKDSSPWFIMCSFVNPHDIALFGAFSEISPLYNFTVDPSVPSIPPAPTAHESLETKPSAQKSYKHVYQEALQPLVDTEHYRRLYYSLQKEVDEQMQKVIKALKHSSFYDDTIIVFLSDHGELLGAHGGLFQKWYNTYEESIHVPCIFHSKKLFSSYESTDMLTSHVDILPTLLGLANIDANGIQEKLKANHNEVHPLVGRDLSPLLRGKNQFFRANEPLYFMSDDDFTRGLNQYTVSGKPYESVIQPNHTEAILTKLPTGKNDTLQTWKFTRYFDNPQFWSNPGCEDKVVDEACVKDLSDDKSCSLCITNIKTSPVPDEFELYNLTEDPLEERNLASLKYQTPKIKAIEQMLMSALEEQCKQKRLAPSSGSVPGMPSCSCDGV from the coding sequence ATGAAAGAGCATGAAAATAAAGATAAAGAAAAAGACAAAATGAAAAAGCGGCCAAACATATTAATTTTAATGGTTGATCAAGAAAGATACCCTTCTGTTTATGAATCAGAAGATGTGAAAAAATGGCGAAGAGAAAACTTGAAGGCTCAGGAGTGGTTAAAAAAGAACGGGTTCGAATTGAAAAATCATTATGCTGGCAGTACGGCTTGTTCACCTAGTAGAGCAACCTTATATACAGGACAATACCCTTCCCTTCATGGCGTTACACAAACGTCTGGTGCTGCGAAAGGACCGTTTGACCCTGATATGTTTTGGTTAGATCCTAATACCGTTCCAACTATGGGCGATTATTTTAGAGAAGCAGGATATGAAACGTATTGGAAAGGAAAATGGCATGCATCCGATGAAGACATTCTGATTCCTGGTACGAAAGATGCCTATACAAGCTATACAGCGACAGGAGTACCTGACAAAGAAAAGGTGGATGTTTATTTAAATGCAAACCGCTTAGATTCGTATGGATTTTCCGGATGGGTGGGTCCAGAACCTCATGGCTCAGCACCACGGAATTCAGGCTCTTCCGCTTCAATCGGTCTAAGTGGACGTGATGAAATTTATGCAGCAGAAACGATTGAACTCATTCAAACTTTAGAAAAGAAAGACAAAACGAAAGATTCTTCCCCATGGTTTATTATGTGTTCCTTTGTCAATCCACATGACATCGCATTATTTGGGGCATTTTCAGAAATCAGTCCATTATATAATTTTACAGTTGATCCATCCGTTCCTTCTATTCCACCAGCTCCTACGGCACATGAATCGCTTGAGACTAAACCTTCAGCTCAAAAAAGTTATAAGCATGTTTATCAGGAAGCCCTTCAGCCACTCGTTGACACCGAACATTACCGAAGGCTTTACTATTCGCTTCAAAAAGAGGTAGATGAACAAATGCAAAAAGTTATAAAAGCGCTGAAACACTCCTCTTTTTACGATGATACCATTATTGTCTTTTTATCCGACCATGGGGAATTGTTAGGGGCACATGGCGGGTTATTTCAAAAATGGTATAACACGTACGAAGAATCAATTCATGTTCCTTGTATATTCCATAGCAAAAAACTTTTTTCTTCCTATGAAAGCACAGACATGCTGACCTCACACGTTGATATTCTTCCAACCTTATTAGGACTTGCCAACATTGATGCGAACGGTATTCAAGAGAAGTTAAAAGCAAATCACAATGAAGTGCATCCTTTGGTAGGAAGAGATTTATCTCCTTTATTAAGGGGGAAAAATCAGTTTTTCCGTGCAAACGAGCCACTATACTTTATGAGCGACGACGATTTCACAAGAGGTTTAAATCAATACACAGTGTCTGGGAAACCTTACGAATCTGTCATACAACCAAACCATACGGAAGCGATATTAACGAAATTGCCAACAGGGAAAAATGACACATTACAAACGTGGAAATTCACCCGCTATTTTGATAACCCACAGTTTTGGAGTAATCCAGGATGTGAAGATAAAGTAGTTGATGAAGCTTGCGTAAAAGATTTGTCAGATGATAAATCTTGTTCATTATGTATAACAAATATTAAAACTTCCCCAGTTCCAGATGAATTTGAGCTATACAATTTAACAGAAGACCCGCTGGAGGAACGAAACTTAGCGAGTCTCAAATATCAAACCCCAAAAATAAAAGCAATAGAGCAAATGTTGATGTCTGCATTAGAAGAACAATGCAAACAAAAACGGCTAGCTCCTTCTAGTGGTTCTGTACCAGGAATGCCTTCGTGTTCATGTGACGGAGTTTAA
- a CDS encoding ABC transporter ATP-binding protein produces MKNAVIEFEHFSFQYHSQKKPTLKNINLKIFEGEKVLIVGPSGSGKSTIGHCINGLIPFSHKGEINGSLRIMGKETRELDLFTISKKVGTVLQDPDGQFIGLSVGEDIAFALENDCVPNKEMSDTVKEVAKMVEMDDFLNASVQQLSGGQKQRVAMAGVMVDDVDILLFDEPLASLDPATGKHAIHLIDKIQKETNTTVVIIEHRLEDVLYRHVDRIIVIDKGEVVADLDPNELLSTAILESVNIREPLYTKAVKYAGGNITKESEPANFSRFQVDRFRESLKKWFQETPEKEVIEKNEPLLEVQNVSFGYTPKKQTIHNVSFTIHKGEMVSIVGKNGAGKSTISKLICGFEKPSSGHIYYDGNEITNETIKDRSMKIGMVLQNPNHMISKHMIFDEVALGLVARGLPQDEIKDRVEEALKVCGLYPFRNWPISALSYGQKKRVTIASILALQPEVIILDEPTAGQDFYHYTEIMEFLVELNKKGYTIIMITHDMHLMLEYTDRVIVITDGKKLADDINVRVLANPDVLKQANLKETSLYTLAEKTGISDPVQFVERFIAFDREVRANG; encoded by the coding sequence ATGAAAAATGCAGTAATTGAATTTGAACATTTTAGTTTTCAATACCATAGTCAAAAGAAACCGACATTAAAGAATATAAACTTAAAAATTTTTGAAGGCGAAAAAGTATTGATTGTAGGTCCTTCAGGTTCAGGAAAAAGCACCATTGGTCATTGTATCAATGGGCTTATTCCGTTTTCTCATAAAGGTGAAATCAACGGAAGTTTACGCATTATGGGGAAGGAAACACGTGAGTTAGATTTATTTACGATATCGAAAAAAGTGGGCACCGTGTTGCAAGATCCCGATGGACAATTTATTGGGCTTTCTGTTGGGGAGGATATTGCCTTCGCACTTGAAAATGATTGCGTGCCAAATAAGGAAATGAGCGACACAGTGAAAGAAGTTGCCAAAATGGTGGAAATGGATGACTTCTTAAATGCATCGGTTCAACAGTTATCAGGAGGACAAAAGCAACGCGTAGCGATGGCAGGCGTGATGGTTGACGATGTTGATATTCTCCTTTTTGATGAGCCGTTAGCGAGCTTAGATCCTGCGACAGGTAAACATGCGATCCACTTAATCGATAAAATTCAAAAAGAAACCAATACAACCGTGGTGATTATAGAACATCGTTTAGAGGACGTCTTATATCGTCATGTTGACCGCATTATCGTTATTGATAAGGGGGAAGTGGTTGCTGATTTGGACCCGAATGAATTGTTGTCCACGGCTATTTTGGAAAGCGTGAATATTCGAGAACCCCTTTACACGAAAGCTGTTAAATATGCGGGTGGAAACATTACGAAAGAATCCGAGCCGGCTAACTTTTCAAGATTCCAAGTTGACCGATTTCGCGAATCATTAAAAAAATGGTTTCAAGAAACGCCGGAAAAAGAAGTAATCGAAAAAAATGAACCTTTATTAGAAGTTCAAAACGTATCTTTTGGATACACGCCGAAGAAACAAACCATCCATAACGTTTCCTTTACTATACATAAAGGGGAAATGGTTAGTATCGTAGGGAAGAACGGAGCAGGAAAGTCGACCATATCCAAACTCATTTGTGGGTTTGAAAAACCTTCCTCTGGTCATATTTATTATGACGGGAACGAGATAACGAATGAAACGATTAAAGACCGATCTATGAAAATTGGAATGGTTTTACAAAATCCGAACCACATGATTTCAAAACATATGATTTTCGATGAAGTTGCGCTCGGCTTAGTGGCCCGAGGTTTACCACAAGATGAAATCAAGGACCGCGTAGAAGAGGCGTTGAAAGTTTGTGGTTTATATCCATTTCGAAATTGGCCAATTTCCGCGTTAAGCTATGGGCAAAAGAAACGAGTGACAATCGCGTCGATTTTAGCTTTACAACCTGAAGTCATCATTTTAGATGAACCGACAGCGGGGCAAGATTTTTATCATTACACGGAAATTATGGAATTCTTAGTGGAGTTAAATAAAAAAGGCTATACCATTATCATGATTACCCATGATATGCACTTAATGCTTGAGTATACAGACCGCGTCATTGTGATTACTGACGGAAAGAAATTAGCGGACGATATAAATGTTCGTGTTCTAGCAAATCCTGACGTGTTAAAGCAAGCGAATTTAAAGGAAACATCGCTCTATACGTTAGCAGAAAAAACCGGCATCTCTGATCCTGTTCAATTTGTGGAACGATTTATCGCATTTGATCGGGAGGTGAGAGCAAATGGCTAA